DNA sequence from the Syngnathus acus chromosome 5, fSynAcu1.2, whole genome shotgun sequence genome:
CCTTTTGTTGTTATATACGGTAATGACGTCACTACATTGATGCTACCGGGGAAGAAAGTCCTGTGACAACGGACATGCGGATTGTTGTATGGGATTGACTGACAGAGAAGTTGTTGCGTTTAGCGCCAGtatgtttgttaaataaatacgctGTGTTTTCATCTGAAAAGGGAACCACGCATCGTCCTACTTTTCTCCACCACGCAGACAGCGGAAAAGTCACTGCTGCACACCATTTATTTGGTTAAGAAAAAAGGAACCCCcctttttcactttacagcctttattaagcattttttcatttttgtccgatcgcgcaactgcagcgcaccgccgaacgcgcaaccgtggcgcgccgcgctggtcgcattattgtgacagagccgtcgctgaaatttagaaaatatttttgaagtcctgatgtactttccaaaatttaagtggacctcagtgcgcactgcgcagggagcttaatttggtccgatcgcgcaaccgcagcgcgccgggcgctctctgtcgcattgctttaagagcgtctttgtgttttaggatttactgctcccacttgctttctttggaggcatgattaggggttaatataatcctcaaagtaacgaaaatacaataacgaacggagtcagtcggcatccgggccgcgcggtcgggttttctcgggtcctttcggctcatctcgcgagcttcgacctccgaattttgttctaCAACCGAAGCAAAGAAATCTCGAaatttttgttcgaattcgtcagaatcctgtcatccctcgtttttctttcttcactggccctaatcctcttccgtagaattccgatttgttcgagaaccgggacgttcgaaaactgaggtttgactgtacttcGTTATTACATTTGACTAAAACGTACTAAATCTGCAATGCTGTTTTTTAggtaaataaagaaatcaaaacaaatttttactAACCAATTTCAGGGAGAACTTAGCAGTGGATGGACACGATTCGCAGTGGGGTGCATTTATTCATGAACGGAGCCATGACGATTATTCTTAGTGCAAAATTTAAATACATGAAAACAGATGAGACGGCGTAGTGTTTCCAGGAAGCGTCCTGCCGCTTTGGCCCCGCCCCTAGTGGGCACCTGCGCCACTTCCTGGTCCGAAGTTTGGACGCGTCTTCATGGAGCTGGGAGACTTGCTGCGGTTCTCCCACTGCGGGCGGACGGTGTTCACGGATGCCGACGCGGGCCTGCTCCTGCGCTGCCCCGAGTGCGGCCGGGCGCCGAGCTTATCCCTGGCGGAGGCCCCGGTTCGCCTGCGCGCGCCCGTTGTGAACGGACACCGCACCGGCTGCTGCTTCCTGGTCACGTCACGGTACGGCGCGGTCGGCCTCAGGTAAAAGCAGTAGCGACGACGACCAAACTTGACTCTGTACACGAAAGTGTTGCCCCCGCAAGCATGTCCATTTCttgcgcttgtgtgtgtgttcagtgAAGAAAGTGACTGTGAGCTTCATGTGGGCATCTCCGACTCTGAAGGTAATACGCAACACTTGTTTGGCGTGAGTGAAAGCAGAAAGTGTGCAGGGTCAATTCACACCTGTCAGTTTATTTATCATAGTGAATGACAGTAAACCCAAAAGTGGCTTCCAAGGTTAGCTTTCAATCGgagtatacagtaatccctcgctatatCGCGACTCgattatcgcggcttcagtacatcgcggattcccccacccccccaaaaaattcacaaattcaaaataaaccttctaaattgaggaattatggcacaaaagTTGCCTACACGtcagcagaaggcagggagtgtcCACACAATTTTAgtacgtacacttgtacctttttataaaaaaaaaatattgttataataataagagttctaaaaacatacttacagtattgtaccttgttatagaaaatgTAATGATAatagagttctaaaaacatatttacagtatgtatacttgTACcctgttataaaaaaaattgttataataatgagttctaaaaacatatttacagtatgtatactttagctactATACATATttctcacgcacgcacgcacacacacactgttagagtggtgctcactccaacttatttttgcaagaaccacacgggagatcGTATGCCCTTtgaaacacctgcaggtggagagtccactctcacccccactctgtttctctcaataaaaatgctcctgcaagaggcctgagtcagacctcttttgatcatcgctgtacgcacagcgacgaatgactctccacctgcaggtgtttcaaagggcatactgtgtcccgtgtggttcttgcaaaaataagttggagtgagcaccactctaacacacacacacacacacacacacacacacacacacacacacacacacacacgtatcttatttatattatttatacattattttctgtatgtcatttatactacgtattaatatagtatttacatgGTTGAACTATTTCaatgttctaatgataacatatgcacttatatggtttaatatacaCTTATTGATGCACAAACAATGTacttatgttaaaaaaaagggtgacactacgagggatcactgtagtCATGCCTTTAACGTTGGCTTCCAACTTGATCTAGTAGTGGAGGCGTCTGCTTTCTAACTAGGACATAGGTCGGCAACCCATGGCTCCGGAGCCACATGTGGCTCTTTCATCCTTCTGTTGTGGCTCCCTgtgactttggaaaataatgagtattttataaaaattaaattttattttagtttgttcattttaaaatataattgtgaATTTGAAGATTATGGTAAACTTgtaacattaaaattaaacgtttttaatatttttaccgCCCAAAATATGCATCACATCCGCCGATGTGCGACATTCGAATTCCTGGCGTCCCTCACGTCTGGCAGCCGTCGTTTTTCCAGCACACTACCAGCGTGATAACTATATATTAAGTGAAgtagtccttttttttaattcaggagGACAACTGGCTGCACACTCCAGTACACGCGATGGGACAGAAGCAGACTGCggatttttttggtttgcattGTTCGTTCAGTGCTGGTGGATAATATTTGGataagtttggatttttatctCATAAATAAGAGGACAGGTGACTGCaggctgtttgcattttttgttcagtggGTTGGgtaagtttggatttttatttcttaaatacGAGGACTCAAATAGACACcgggtattttatttgaaattaagcATCAACCAAgtgtaaaatgctttttgttacatgcagaaataaaattctgtgttctctgcagcagttcgttgatttcatattcataaatgcaatagttttttgtacatagcataatatatacatgcataatatatataatgatgtcaaaatgggTTGTGGCTCCGggtgctttcttttcattggggGGCGGTCCCAAATGGCTCTTTGAGTAAAAaaggttgccgacccctgaaCTAGGACGATGTGGGCTGTCGCTGTCAACATCGGAATGTAACTTTTTAAGCTTCCTTGAATAGTGGCCGGAGCTTTTGATGGTTTCGAGGCCAGCAGAGAAGGCTGGGAAGGCCTCTGATGTTACCTTCCAACCTGagctcaaccaacctgtgatTGTGCAGGTGCGGTGTGGAGTTATAGCAAGTCGGGTGTTCGGCGCCAGCGCCACGGCTGGGAGCAGAGCATCGCCGTCCCTCTGGTGGCCCCCGGCGATTGCATCCCCGACTGGGACATGCGGCTGGAGCACTTTGCCACTCTGGACGAGTGGACGCAAGAGAGGTCGCGACGGCCGTCGCTCCCTTGCCCGGTGCCGCTCTTTCTGCTCGGGTGGCTGACGTCCGTCTGTGTGCGTCTGCGTGCAGGTTTGAGGAGCAGAGGGAGTTTGGCTCCTGTTGCTACGGTTTCGCCCTGGGGTTCATCAACCAGCTGATGACGTCGCAGGGCAGGCGACCGATCACGAAGGAGCATTTCACCTCCGATCTGGTGCTCCCCAGAGTGAAAGCAGCCTCCGGCTATCTGGCGGTGTTCCGTTACGTCTCTCGTCACGGATATTGGACCGCCTGAGCTGGCCAAGTACTCACTTCTCCCAGGGACCCTGAACTCACCAGTCGCAAGTGTGTTGCCGTGGCGACGGAATACACCTGTGTGGAAACTTGACACTCGAGTGCTCATGTCACAGGTGTCTCAGTACTTTTCCGTCCTACCTTGCTTTGGATATGATAACATTCGTACAATCA
Encoded proteins:
- the mkrn2os.1 gene encoding MKRN2 opposite strand, tandem duplicate 1; its protein translation is MELGDLLRFSHCGRTVFTDADAGLLLRCPECGRAPSLSLAEAPVRLRAPVVNGHRTGCCFLVTSRYGAVGLSEESDCELHVGISDSEGAVWSYSKSGVRRQRHGWEQSIAVPLVAPGDCIPDWDMRLEHFATLDEWTQERFEEQREFGSCCYGFALGFINQLMTSQGRRPITKEHFTSDLVLPRVKAASGYLAVFRYVSRHGYWTA